The following proteins are encoded in a genomic region of Arachis stenosperma cultivar V10309 chromosome 4, arast.V10309.gnm1.PFL2, whole genome shotgun sequence:
- the LOC130974112 gene encoding regulator of nonsense transcripts UPF3-like isoform X2: MKGALDRTKVVLRHLPPTISEAALLDQIDGTFAGRYNWFSFRPGKISQKHMSYSRAYVDFKKPEDVIEFAEFFNGHIFVNEKGAQFKVMVEYAPSQRVPRQWSKKDGRDGSIYKDSEYLEFLELLAKPVENLPSAEIQLEKREAERSGAAKDNPVITPLMDFVRQKRAAKGPRRSLSNGKVSRRAGTSSNGSSCSASSRRGSGKKRISTTMYVARDTGKGSTGNDKTIYTLVPRQGDQHHSSKTSTVASSDANQTLDENVAGNTGSGKKVLLLKGKEREIINGPDLDSLLEQNNVTSSAKTIVGSAPLKQNQRHEGSARIIRSILSNKEMRQSQSARPQSEQTIPTSDLQKERQPPRPVHVQLILKGSNGTPENRIGMHDSRNSSERLEKRVRHKDRPDRCVWTNRSIGGDDSLSLSASSQVDHLEGHAESKHVTAHVRGGDVKSNASGRGSHSSENGFGKHFGRRGPTHLKDVDGYSVANEGKHHRRTSGSHGSHEKQVWVQKASSGT; encoded by the exons ATGAAGGGTGCGTTGGATCGGACGAAGGTGGTGCTGCGGCACTTGCCTCCTACGATTTCTGAGGCCGCACTTTTGGACCAAATTGACGGCACCTTCGCTGGCCGCTACAATTGGTTCTCCTTTCGTCCTGGAAAAATCAG CCAGAAGCATATGTCCTACTCCAGAGCTTACGTTGACTTCAAAAAGCCAGAGGACGTTATAGAGTTTGCTGAGTTCTTTAACGGCCACATCTTTGTAAATGAAAAGG GAGCACAGTTCAAAGTCATGGTTGAATATGCTCCTTCACAACGTGTTCCTAGACAGTGGTCTAAAAAGGATGGCCGAGATGGGTCCATATACAAAG attctgagtatctggAGTTTCTTGAACTTCTTGCCAAGCCTGTTGAGAATCTTCCCAGTGCTGAGATACAGTTGGAGAAAAGGGAAGCAGAACGATCAG GTGCTGCAAAAGATAATCCTGTAATTACACCATTGATGGACTTTGTGCGTCAGAAAAGAGCTGCCAAGGGACCTCGG AGATCACTTTCTAATGGAAAAGTGAGTAGAAGAGCTGGCACATCATCAAATGGGAGTAGTTGTTCTGCCTCGTCAAGACGAGGTTCTGGAAAGAAGAGGATTTCCACCACAATG TATGTTGCAAGAGACACAGGGAAAGGTTCCACTGGAAACGACAAAACAATTTACACTTTGGTTCCCAGGCAAGGTGATCAGCATCATTCAAGTAAAACTTCAACTGTGGCTTCCTCAGATGCAAACCAAACACTGGATGAGAATG TTGCTGGAAATACTGGTTCCGGGAAGAAAGTCCTGCTTCTTAAAGGGAAGGAAAGAGAGATAATTAAT GGGCCTGATTTAGATAGTTTATTAGAGCAGAATAATGTAACATCTTCAGCCAAAACAATTGTTGGCTCAGCACCTCTGAAGCAGAATCAGAGGCATGAAGGTAGTGCAAGGATTATTAGAAGCATACTCTCAAACAAGGAAATGCGTCAAAGTCAGTCAGCCAGGCCTCAATCGGAGCAGACAATACCAACATCTGATCTACAAAAAGAAAGACAACCACCTCGCCCTGTACATGTGCAATTGATTTTAAAGGGTTCTAATGGGACACCAGAGAATAGGATTGGCATGCATGATTCACGTAATTCAAGTGAGAGGCTGGAGAAACGTGTTAGGCATAAGGATAGACCTGATCGTTGTGTATGGACAAATCGTTCAATTGGAGGCGATGATTCTTTATCATTGTCTGCTTCCTCACAAGTAGACCATTTGGAAG GTCATGCAGAGTCAAAACATGTGACAGCACATGTAAGAGGTGGGGATGTAAAATCGAACGCAAGTGGTCGTGGCAGTCATTCCTCAGAAAATG GCTTTGGTAAACATTTTGGTCGCCGAGGACCAACACATCTGAAGGATGTTGATGGCTATTCTGTTGCAAATGAGGGAAAGCATCATAGAAGAACTAGTGGCTCACATGGTTCCCACGAG AAACAGGTTTGGGTTCAGAAAGCAAGTTCTGGGACCTAG
- the LOC130974112 gene encoding regulator of nonsense transcripts UPF3-like isoform X1 — protein MKGALDRTKVVLRHLPPTISEAALLDQIDGTFAGRYNWFSFRPGKISQKHMSYSRAYVDFKKPEDVIEFAEFFNGHIFVNEKGAQFKVMVEYAPSQRVPRQWSKKDGRDGSIYKDSEYLEFLELLAKPVENLPSAEIQLEKREAERSGAAKDNPVITPLMDFVRQKRAAKGPRRSLSNGKVSRRAGTSSNGSSCSASSRRGSGKKRISTTMYVARDTGKGSTGNDKTIYTLVPRQGDQHHSSKTSTVASSDANQTLDENGVAGNTGSGKKVLLLKGKEREIINGPDLDSLLEQNNVTSSAKTIVGSAPLKQNQRHEGSARIIRSILSNKEMRQSQSARPQSEQTIPTSDLQKERQPPRPVHVQLILKGSNGTPENRIGMHDSRNSSERLEKRVRHKDRPDRCVWTNRSIGGDDSLSLSASSQVDHLEGHAESKHVTAHVRGGDVKSNASGRGSHSSENGFGKHFGRRGPTHLKDVDGYSVANEGKHHRRTSGSHGSHEKQVWVQKASSGT, from the exons ATGAAGGGTGCGTTGGATCGGACGAAGGTGGTGCTGCGGCACTTGCCTCCTACGATTTCTGAGGCCGCACTTTTGGACCAAATTGACGGCACCTTCGCTGGCCGCTACAATTGGTTCTCCTTTCGTCCTGGAAAAATCAG CCAGAAGCATATGTCCTACTCCAGAGCTTACGTTGACTTCAAAAAGCCAGAGGACGTTATAGAGTTTGCTGAGTTCTTTAACGGCCACATCTTTGTAAATGAAAAGG GAGCACAGTTCAAAGTCATGGTTGAATATGCTCCTTCACAACGTGTTCCTAGACAGTGGTCTAAAAAGGATGGCCGAGATGGGTCCATATACAAAG attctgagtatctggAGTTTCTTGAACTTCTTGCCAAGCCTGTTGAGAATCTTCCCAGTGCTGAGATACAGTTGGAGAAAAGGGAAGCAGAACGATCAG GTGCTGCAAAAGATAATCCTGTAATTACACCATTGATGGACTTTGTGCGTCAGAAAAGAGCTGCCAAGGGACCTCGG AGATCACTTTCTAATGGAAAAGTGAGTAGAAGAGCTGGCACATCATCAAATGGGAGTAGTTGTTCTGCCTCGTCAAGACGAGGTTCTGGAAAGAAGAGGATTTCCACCACAATG TATGTTGCAAGAGACACAGGGAAAGGTTCCACTGGAAACGACAAAACAATTTACACTTTGGTTCCCAGGCAAGGTGATCAGCATCATTCAAGTAAAACTTCAACTGTGGCTTCCTCAGATGCAAACCAAACACTGGATGAGAATG GAGTTGCTGGAAATACTGGTTCCGGGAAGAAAGTCCTGCTTCTTAAAGGGAAGGAAAGAGAGATAATTAAT GGGCCTGATTTAGATAGTTTATTAGAGCAGAATAATGTAACATCTTCAGCCAAAACAATTGTTGGCTCAGCACCTCTGAAGCAGAATCAGAGGCATGAAGGTAGTGCAAGGATTATTAGAAGCATACTCTCAAACAAGGAAATGCGTCAAAGTCAGTCAGCCAGGCCTCAATCGGAGCAGACAATACCAACATCTGATCTACAAAAAGAAAGACAACCACCTCGCCCTGTACATGTGCAATTGATTTTAAAGGGTTCTAATGGGACACCAGAGAATAGGATTGGCATGCATGATTCACGTAATTCAAGTGAGAGGCTGGAGAAACGTGTTAGGCATAAGGATAGACCTGATCGTTGTGTATGGACAAATCGTTCAATTGGAGGCGATGATTCTTTATCATTGTCTGCTTCCTCACAAGTAGACCATTTGGAAG GTCATGCAGAGTCAAAACATGTGACAGCACATGTAAGAGGTGGGGATGTAAAATCGAACGCAAGTGGTCGTGGCAGTCATTCCTCAGAAAATG GCTTTGGTAAACATTTTGGTCGCCGAGGACCAACACATCTGAAGGATGTTGATGGCTATTCTGTTGCAAATGAGGGAAAGCATCATAGAAGAACTAGTGGCTCACATGGTTCCCACGAG AAACAGGTTTGGGTTCAGAAAGCAAGTTCTGGGACCTAG
- the LOC130976387 gene encoding KH domain-containing protein At1g09660/At1g09670 — MAERIPSGSYFQYPPPAVPPSPIRSSSSSIPSDRERYLSELLAERQKLGPFVQVLPQCTRLLTQEIRRISGFNQGFMDHERLEPDSPFRSLSHHPISRPTDLEGWPTIPIEDNGNLQRMASFQTPPMGWPGAQGVPATPVVKRVIRLDVPVDKSKCKSNYNFVGRILGPRGNSLKRVEAMTECRVYIRGCGSVKDSIKEEKLKDKPGYEHLKEPLHVLVEAEFPEDIIDNRLDHAVRILENLLKPVDESLDHYKKQQLRELAMLNGTLREESPSMSPSMSPSMSPFNSTGMKRAKTGR, encoded by the exons ATGGCAGAGAGGATCCCATCTGGGAGTTATTTTCAGTACCCTCCTCCAGCAGTTCCTCCGTCTCCAATTAGGtcatcatcttcttccattCCTTCAGATCGAGAGAG ATATTTGTCTGAATTACTGGCAGAGAGGCAAAAGTTGGGACCATTTGTGCAAGTTCTGCCACAATGTACAAGGCTCTTGACTCAAG AAATCAGACGGATATCAGGCTTCAATCAAGGTTTCATGGATCATGAAAGACTTGAGCCAGATAGTCCATTTAGATCCTTAAGTCATCATCCAATTAGTAGGCCTACGGATCTGGAGGGATGGCCTACCATACCAATAGAG GACAATGGAAATCTCCAAAGAATGGCATCATTTCAAACACCACCAATGGGTTGGCCAGGAGCGCAAGGAGTTCCTGCTACACCTGTAGTTAAGAGAGTTATCAGACTTGATGTCCCCGTAGACAAATCCAAATGTAAGTCAAAT TATAATTTTGTTGGCCGAATTCTGGGGCCTCGTGGGAACTCGTTGAAAAGAGTAGAAGCCATGACAGAATGTAGGGTTTACATCAGGGGCTGTGGCTCTGTGAAGGATTCTATCAAG gaagagaagcttaaagataaACCTGGATATGAGCATCTTAAAGAGCCATTGCATGTTTTGGTGGAGGCAGAGTTTCCAGAAGATATAATTGATAATCGCTTGGATCATGCTGTGAGGATACTCGAAAATCTTCTGAAGCCAGTG GATGAATCCCTGGATCACTATAAGAAGCAGCAATTGAGGGAGTTAGCCATGCTCAATGGTACTTTGAGGGAGGAAAGTCCAAGCATGAGTCCAAGCATGAGTCCGAGCATGTCGCCTTTTAACAGTACTGGAATGAAGCGAGCCAAGACAGGAAGATGA
- the LOC130973928 gene encoding ras-related protein RABA2a — MARSDEEYDYLFKVVLIGDSGVGKSNLLSRFTRNEFCLESKSTIGVEFATRTLEVEGRTVKAQIWDTAGQERYRAITSAYYRGALGALLVYDVTKPTTFDNVGRWLKELRDHADVNIVTTLIGNKTDLKHLRAVASEDARTYAEKEGLSFVETSALESINVDKAFHTILAEIYRIISKKSLSSSADAAAATALKEGKTITVAAPHPNAKDGKPCCSS; from the coding sequence atggcGAGGTCAGATGAAGAATACGATTACCTATTCAAGGTGGTACTGATCGGTGATTCTGGAGTGGGAAAATCCAATCTGCTTTCTCGTTTCACACGCAACGAGTTCTGTTTAGAGTCGAAATCCACAATCGGCGTGGAATTCGCGACTCGCACCCTTGAGGTTGAAGGAAGAACGGTTAAGGCTCAGATATGGGACACAGCTGGACAAGAACGATACAGAGCAATAACCAGTGCGTATTATCGTGGCGCTCTTGGAGCTCTTCTTGTCTACGATGTAACCAAACCGACAACCTTCGACAATGTTGGCCGATGGCTCAAGGAGCTCAGAGACCACGCCGATGTTAACATAGTCACCACCTTGATCGGCAACAAAACTGATCTCAAGCATCTCAGAGCTGTTGCTTCCGAGGATGCACGAACATATGCCGAGAAAGAAGGCCTTTCTTTCGTTGAGACCTCTGCTCTTGAGTCCATCAATGTCGACAAGGCTTTCCACACCATTCTTGCTGAGATATACCGCATAATCAGCAAGAAATCGTTGTCTTCTTCGGCCGACGCCGCTGCTGCTACTGCTCTTAAAGAAGGCAAGACCATCACCGTCGCTGCACCCCACCCCAATGCTAAGGATGGGAAGCCTTGTTGCTCATCTTGA
- the LOC130973927 gene encoding probable serine/threonine-protein kinase At1g09600 isoform X1 gives MLIFFPLHSSVGSNIFSLHFPCINRIRVFRYMGCICFKGKSAEEYIAENRIRRGKSKALKSKRASNSLPLIDVGNDAVQGENEEVQVAVAPTVFSVTNGERGALVIAGWPSWLAAVAGEAINGWIPRRADSFEKFDKIGQGTYSSVYRARDLETNKIVALKKVRFATMDPESVRFMAREILLLRRLDHPNVMKLEGMITSRVSGSLYLIFDYMEHDLAGLAAIPGIKFSEAQIKCYMQQLLRGLEHCHGRGVMHRDIKGSNLLVDNNGRLKIGDFGLATSFQPSKGKPLTSRVVTLWYRPPELLLGATDYGVSVDLWSSGCILAELFSGKAIMPGRTEVEQLHKIFKLCGSPSEEYWKKSKLRNATIFKPQQPYKRVVSETFKNFPSSALGLLEVLLATEPEDRGTASLALQNEFFTTEPLPCDPSTLPNYPPSKEFDVKLQQEEARRRERSTNKEREQGSVRRKLKESKNVLAPDANAELQASIEKRQRQPNSKSIVESYNPKEDGNSGFPLGLAKPRVLSVFSHSGQSMHPSTYGSSNNMNLKEENVLIGFNHDFGSRHTELSKQKFRWLDGTQLSKFSGSFAVRGDGNSNDLLDGLKLHQKDFNPFEKDLTMGYASKNKRFHYSGPLLSQGGNIEDMLKEHERQIQQAARKGRLEKDNTKKAKKENGLTESLL, from the exons CGTGCGAGTAATTCTCTTCCCCTCATAGACGTTGGGAATGATGCCGTCCAAGGGGAGAACGAAGAGGTTCAGGTGGCTGTGGCACCCACGGTGTTCAGTGTGACCAACGGGGAGCGAGGAGCTCTGGTTATCGCTGGATGGCCCTCTTGGCTCGCTGCCGTTGCTGGGGAAGCCATTAATGGGTGGATTCCACGTAGAGCTGACTCCTTTGAGAAGTTCGATAAG ATTGGACAAGGAACTTATAGTAGTGTTTATAGAGCTCGTGAtcttgaaacaaataaaattgttGCATTAAAGAAGGTTCGATTTGCTACTATGGATCCAGAAAGTGTTCGCTTTATGGCAAGGGAAATTCTTTTGCTGCGAAGGCTTGATCATCCAAATGTCATGAAGCTAGAAGGCATGATTACTTCCAGGGTTTCTGGTAGCTTGTACCTTATTTTTGACTATATGGAACATGATCTTGCAGGGCTTGCAGCAATACCTGGCATCAAGTTTTCTGAAGCACAG ATCAAATGTTATATGCAACAACTACTTCGTGGTCTTGAGCATTGCCACGGTCGAGGTGTTATGCACCGTGACATCAAGGGCTCAAATCTTCTAGTTGATAATAATGGCCGTTTGAAGATTGGTGATTTTGGACTTGCAACTTCGTTTCAGCCATCTAAGGGGAAGCCTTTAACAAGTCGTGTTGTAACCTTGTGGTACCGACCGCCTGAACTTTTACTCGGAGCTACAGATTATGGAGTTTCCGTGGACTTATGGAGTTCTGGTTGTATTCTTGCTGAATTGTTTTCTGGAAAGGCTATAATGCCTGGACGAACAGAG GTGGAGCAACTTcataaaattttcaaactttGTGGGTCTCCTTCTGAAGAATACTGGAAGAAGTCAAAGCTGCGAAATGCAACAATTTTCAAACCTCAACAACCATACAAACGGGTTGTTTCTGAGACTTTCAAGAATTTTCCTTCATCTGCACTGGGCCTATTGGAGGTACTTCTTGCTACAGAACCTGAAGATCGAGGAACAGCATCTTTAGCACTTCAAAATGAG TTCTTTACCACAGAGCCACTTCCATGTGATCCATCAACTTTGCCAAATTATCCACCGAGTAAGGAGTTTGATGTCAAACTTCAACAAGAGGAAGCTAGAAG GAGAGAGAGATCAACAAATAAAGAGCGTGAACAAGGATCAGTTAGGAGGAAGTTAAAAGAGTCTAAAAATGTTCTAGCTCCTGATGCTAATGCTGAATTGCAAGCATCAATAGAG AAGCGACAAAGGCAACCTAATTCAAAATCCATTGTTGAAAGCTACAATCCTAAAGAGGATGGCAACTCTGGCTTCCCTCTTGGACTTGCAAAGCCAAGAGTTCTCAGTGTCTTCTCTCATTCCGGCCAGTCAATGCATCCAAGTACATATGGTTCCTCAAACAATATGAATTTGAAAGAGGAAAATGTTCTTATTGGCTTCAATCATGACTTTGGATCAAGGCACACTGAATTGAGTAAACAAAAATTTCGTTGGCTTGATGGCACACAATTGTCCAAATTTTCTGGTTCATTTGCAGTTCGAGGTGATGGCAATTCGAATGATTTGCTGGATGGACTGAAATTGCACCAAAAGGACTTCAATCCTTTTGAAAAGGATCTTACCATG GGTTATGCTTCCAAAAACAAACGCTTCCACTATTCTGGACCATTGTTGTCACAGGGGGGGAACATTGAAGACATGCTCAAGGAGCACGAAAGACAAATCCAACAGGCTGCCCGCAAAGGTCGTTTGGAAAAGGACAACACAAAAAAGGCTAAGAAGGAGAATGGCCTAACCGAATCACTACTATAG
- the LOC130973927 gene encoding probable serine/threonine-protein kinase At1g09600 isoform X2: MLIFFPLHSSVGSNIFSLHFPCINRIRVFRYMGCICFKGKSAEEYIAENRIRRGKSKALKSKRASNSLPLIDVGNDAVQGENEEVQVAVAPTVFSVTNGERGALVIAGWPSWLAAVAGEAINGWIPRRADSFEKFDKIGQGTYSSVYRARDLETNKIVALKKVRFATMDPESVRFMAREILLLRRLDHPNVMKLEGMITSRVSGSLYLIFDYMEHDLAGLAAIPGIKFSEAQPSKGKPLTSRVVTLWYRPPELLLGATDYGVSVDLWSSGCILAELFSGKAIMPGRTEVEQLHKIFKLCGSPSEEYWKKSKLRNATIFKPQQPYKRVVSETFKNFPSSALGLLEVLLATEPEDRGTASLALQNEFFTTEPLPCDPSTLPNYPPSKEFDVKLQQEEARRRERSTNKEREQGSVRRKLKESKNVLAPDANAELQASIEKRQRQPNSKSIVESYNPKEDGNSGFPLGLAKPRVLSVFSHSGQSMHPSTYGSSNNMNLKEENVLIGFNHDFGSRHTELSKQKFRWLDGTQLSKFSGSFAVRGDGNSNDLLDGLKLHQKDFNPFEKDLTMGYASKNKRFHYSGPLLSQGGNIEDMLKEHERQIQQAARKGRLEKDNTKKAKKENGLTESLL, from the exons CGTGCGAGTAATTCTCTTCCCCTCATAGACGTTGGGAATGATGCCGTCCAAGGGGAGAACGAAGAGGTTCAGGTGGCTGTGGCACCCACGGTGTTCAGTGTGACCAACGGGGAGCGAGGAGCTCTGGTTATCGCTGGATGGCCCTCTTGGCTCGCTGCCGTTGCTGGGGAAGCCATTAATGGGTGGATTCCACGTAGAGCTGACTCCTTTGAGAAGTTCGATAAG ATTGGACAAGGAACTTATAGTAGTGTTTATAGAGCTCGTGAtcttgaaacaaataaaattgttGCATTAAAGAAGGTTCGATTTGCTACTATGGATCCAGAAAGTGTTCGCTTTATGGCAAGGGAAATTCTTTTGCTGCGAAGGCTTGATCATCCAAATGTCATGAAGCTAGAAGGCATGATTACTTCCAGGGTTTCTGGTAGCTTGTACCTTATTTTTGACTATATGGAACATGATCTTGCAGGGCTTGCAGCAATACCTGGCATCAAGTTTTCTGAAGCACAG CCATCTAAGGGGAAGCCTTTAACAAGTCGTGTTGTAACCTTGTGGTACCGACCGCCTGAACTTTTACTCGGAGCTACAGATTATGGAGTTTCCGTGGACTTATGGAGTTCTGGTTGTATTCTTGCTGAATTGTTTTCTGGAAAGGCTATAATGCCTGGACGAACAGAG GTGGAGCAACTTcataaaattttcaaactttGTGGGTCTCCTTCTGAAGAATACTGGAAGAAGTCAAAGCTGCGAAATGCAACAATTTTCAAACCTCAACAACCATACAAACGGGTTGTTTCTGAGACTTTCAAGAATTTTCCTTCATCTGCACTGGGCCTATTGGAGGTACTTCTTGCTACAGAACCTGAAGATCGAGGAACAGCATCTTTAGCACTTCAAAATGAG TTCTTTACCACAGAGCCACTTCCATGTGATCCATCAACTTTGCCAAATTATCCACCGAGTAAGGAGTTTGATGTCAAACTTCAACAAGAGGAAGCTAGAAG GAGAGAGAGATCAACAAATAAAGAGCGTGAACAAGGATCAGTTAGGAGGAAGTTAAAAGAGTCTAAAAATGTTCTAGCTCCTGATGCTAATGCTGAATTGCAAGCATCAATAGAG AAGCGACAAAGGCAACCTAATTCAAAATCCATTGTTGAAAGCTACAATCCTAAAGAGGATGGCAACTCTGGCTTCCCTCTTGGACTTGCAAAGCCAAGAGTTCTCAGTGTCTTCTCTCATTCCGGCCAGTCAATGCATCCAAGTACATATGGTTCCTCAAACAATATGAATTTGAAAGAGGAAAATGTTCTTATTGGCTTCAATCATGACTTTGGATCAAGGCACACTGAATTGAGTAAACAAAAATTTCGTTGGCTTGATGGCACACAATTGTCCAAATTTTCTGGTTCATTTGCAGTTCGAGGTGATGGCAATTCGAATGATTTGCTGGATGGACTGAAATTGCACCAAAAGGACTTCAATCCTTTTGAAAAGGATCTTACCATG GGTTATGCTTCCAAAAACAAACGCTTCCACTATTCTGGACCATTGTTGTCACAGGGGGGGAACATTGAAGACATGCTCAAGGAGCACGAAAGACAAATCCAACAGGCTGCCCGCAAAGGTCGTTTGGAAAAGGACAACACAAAAAAGGCTAAGAAGGAGAATGGCCTAACCGAATCACTACTATAG